In Kaistella faecalis, a genomic segment contains:
- a CDS encoding 3-deoxy-D-manno-octulosonic acid transferase, whose translation MKFFYNIFVSLLISGMKIGAIFNYKLKKGLAGRRQSCAIVNSKFSPDDKVIWMHAASLGEYEQGLPVLEKLKDKFPSHKILITFFSPSGYENVIHKTHIADAVCYLPFDTERWVKEFTSNFTADIFITVKYEYWYNLLTDLKDKGAKIYVVSALFYETQVFFKAYGRWFVEMLSKNVDWFFHQTKHSTALAKSIGLKNSSTAGDTRFDRVRQLRERDNTVEYIGDFKQNRKTIVFGSSWESEERLAEIVALKNRAVKLIIAPHDLKRVENLKNLFPNAVLYSSVVNAQMLHNSNAQVLIIDCIGLLSKLYSYADIAVVGGGFHAKGLHNILEAATFGIPVLFGNQYLKNPEADDLIAHHGGKSFEDEFFAAPYILNLLNDSELLKKMSENARNFVDSQPNASEIILSRILSYQAAP comes from the coding sequence ATGAAATTCTTCTATAACATATTCGTCTCGTTACTTATCTCCGGCATGAAAATCGGGGCAATTTTTAACTATAAACTTAAAAAGGGACTTGCCGGCAGGAGACAGAGCTGTGCTATCGTAAATTCAAAATTTTCTCCGGATGATAAAGTGATCTGGATGCATGCCGCGAGTTTAGGCGAGTACGAGCAGGGACTTCCTGTCCTAGAAAAACTTAAAGACAAATTTCCTTCTCATAAAATTTTAATTACCTTCTTTTCCCCCTCGGGTTACGAAAATGTTATTCACAAAACCCATATCGCCGACGCAGTTTGCTACCTTCCTTTCGATACCGAGAGATGGGTGAAAGAATTTACGTCTAATTTTACTGCGGATATTTTTATCACCGTAAAATATGAATACTGGTATAATCTTCTGACGGATTTAAAGGACAAAGGCGCCAAAATTTATGTCGTATCCGCCCTTTTTTACGAAACTCAGGTTTTCTTTAAAGCGTACGGAAGATGGTTTGTAGAAATGCTTTCGAAAAATGTAGACTGGTTTTTTCACCAGACCAAACACTCTACAGCTTTGGCAAAAAGCATTGGTCTTAAAAACTCTTCAACAGCAGGCGATACGCGTTTCGATCGTGTGAGACAGCTGCGGGAGCGTGATAATACTGTAGAATATATCGGGGATTTTAAGCAGAACCGTAAAACCATTGTTTTCGGAAGCTCCTGGGAATCGGAAGAAAGACTTGCAGAAATTGTTGCGTTAAAAAACAGAGCTGTGAAACTGATTATTGCCCCTCACGATTTAAAACGAGTTGAAAACCTGAAAAACCTTTTCCCCAATGCGGTTCTGTATTCAAGCGTTGTTAATGCGCAGATGCTTCATAATTCAAACGCACAGGTTTTGATTATTGACTGTATCGGTTTACTTTCCAAACTTTATTCTTATGCAGATATTGCTGTTGTTGGCGGCGGTTTTCATGCTAAAGGACTTCATAATATTCTGGAAGCTGCAACTTTCGGGATCCCAGTGCTGTTTGGAAACCAATACCTGAAGAATCCTGAAGCAGACGACTTAATAGCGCATCACGGAGGCAAATCTTTTGAAGACGAATTTTTTGCTGCTCCTTACATTTTAAACTTGCTTAATGACAGTGAACTGCTAAAAAAAATGAGCGAAAACGCCAGAAATTTCGTCGATTCCCAGCCGAACGCTTCAGAAATAATTTTGAGCAGAATATTATCTTACCAGGCTGCACCATAG
- a CDS encoding C40 family peptidase: MEKGICNVSVAPLRAEPAHQSEMVSQILYGESVDVLEINGSFSKIRMHFDQYEGWVDTKQISEINATDLAIRNTIIITETFRFYDLEVGKTLLSVGSEIFSDDENVIVPASRERISETVYMFLNVPYLWSGRSFFGIDCSGLTQLVYKINGISLPRDAHQQAENGRVLDFIEESQPGDLAFFENTDGKISHVGIMLEDQKIIHAFGKVRIDTLDSSGIFNQELNKHTHKLRFVKSVL; this comes from the coding sequence ATGGAAAAAGGAATTTGTAATGTTTCAGTCGCTCCACTTCGGGCAGAGCCTGCGCATCAGTCGGAGATGGTTTCGCAGATTTTATACGGAGAGAGTGTTGATGTTTTAGAAATAAACGGAAGCTTTTCTAAAATCCGGATGCATTTTGATCAGTATGAAGGATGGGTAGATACAAAACAGATTTCTGAAATTAACGCCACTGATCTCGCAATCAGAAACACAATAATAATTACCGAGACTTTTAGATTTTATGATTTAGAGGTTGGGAAAACCTTACTTTCGGTGGGAAGCGAGATTTTTTCTGATGATGAGAATGTAATTGTTCCGGCCAGCCGGGAACGTATTTCAGAAACTGTATACATGTTTTTGAATGTTCCATACTTATGGAGCGGCCGCAGTTTTTTCGGAATCGATTGCAGCGGTTTAACACAGTTGGTTTACAAAATCAATGGTATTTCATTGCCTAGAGACGCTCATCAGCAGGCCGAGAACGGAAGAGTTTTAGATTTCATAGAAGAAAGTCAGCCGGGTGATCTTGCTTTTTTTGAAAACACTGACGGTAAGATTTCACATGTAGGAATAATGCTCGAAGATCAGAAAATAATTCACGCTTTTGGCAAGGTCCGTATTGATACTCTGGATTCCTCAGGGATTTTTAATCAGGAACTGAATAAGCACACGCACAAACTGAGGTTTGTAAAAAGCGTTTTGTAA
- a CDS encoding GxxExxY protein: MTENEISYQIRKAIFNVYNALGPGLLESVYQKVLVYELEDLGLQVKYEVPVPIIYNDIIFDCNFSIDILVENLVIVELKSVKGLEDIHYKQLLTYLKLADKRLGILVNFNTDNILESIKRVVYKFED; encoded by the coding sequence ATGACAGAGAATGAAATTTCATATCAGATAAGAAAAGCAATTTTTAATGTTTATAACGCATTAGGTCCTGGTTTGTTAGAATCAGTATATCAAAAAGTGCTGGTGTACGAACTTGAAGATCTTGGGCTACAGGTGAAATATGAAGTTCCGGTTCCAATAATTTATAATGATATCATTTTTGACTGTAATTTTAGCATTGATATTCTTGTTGAAAATTTGGTGATTGTTGAACTGAAATCTGTCAAAGGCTTAGAAGATATACACTATAAACAACTTTTAACTTATTTAAAACTAGCAGATAAAAGGTTGGGAATTTTGGTGAATTTTAATACGGATAATATTTTAGAATCTATTAAAAGAGTTGTTTATAAATTTGAGGATTGA
- a CDS encoding O-methyltransferase: MSFFEENCPEMDRYLENHASSEPEILKRLRKETFQKTTQPHMISGYQQGRLLSILSKMLQPEKILEIGTFTGYAALCLAEGLKKNGRITTLDVNEELAYLPKKYFAESEFSEKIDFILQDAKIFLKETGEVFDLVFIDADKENYVEYFNLIKPKVKSGSVIIFDNVLWYGKVLEENPKQQSTKKIKELNDLVAQDQDFENLILPLRDGVNLIRKI, encoded by the coding sequence ATGAGTTTTTTTGAAGAAAACTGTCCTGAAATGGACCGCTATCTGGAAAATCATGCTTCTTCTGAGCCTGAAATTCTAAAACGGCTGCGTAAAGAAACATTTCAGAAAACCACACAGCCTCACATGATTTCCGGCTATCAGCAGGGGAGATTACTATCCATCTTATCTAAAATGCTGCAGCCTGAAAAGATTCTGGAAATAGGAACTTTTACCGGTTATGCGGCACTTTGCCTGGCAGAAGGCCTGAAAAAAAACGGCAGGATTACCACGCTTGATGTGAACGAAGAACTGGCTTATCTGCCGAAAAAATATTTTGCAGAAAGCGAATTCAGTGAAAAGATTGATTTCATACTGCAGGATGCAAAAATATTTCTGAAGGAAACCGGTGAGGTTTTTGATCTCGTTTTCATCGATGCCGATAAGGAAAATTATGTGGAATATTTTAATCTCATTAAACCAAAAGTAAAATCCGGCTCAGTCATTATTTTCGATAATGTTTTGTGGTACGGGAAAGTGCTTGAAGAGAATCCGAAACAGCAATCCACAAAAAAAATCAAAGAACTCAACGATTTGGTGGCGCAGGATCAGGATTTTGAAAATCTTATTTTACCTTTGCGTGACGGGGTTAATTTGATCAGGAAAATTTAA
- a CDS encoding OmpA family protein — MRTGTLLAIAIMALTLTSCVSKKQFDALNLNYNQCITNIGERQREIQDLKATNAGLSSENNLLRSQNDALKTSLDACLANTGQGSKNITELIGEINASNKYIKQLISTNSKNDSLNLALSNKLKRSLDNIADNDVQVKVLKGVVMISLSDQMLYKTGDYNVLPAAQEVLGKVAQVINDYDTYSVLIEGNTDNVPLNSANLPKDNWDLSALRATSMAKILQTRFGVNPARITAGGRSEYNPKTTNASVTGRAENRRTEIIIMPKLDEFMKLMDIAPVKN; from the coding sequence ATGAGAACAGGAACACTTTTGGCCATTGCAATCATGGCGCTTACGTTAACTTCTTGTGTAAGCAAGAAGCAGTTTGATGCTCTAAATTTAAACTACAACCAGTGTATTACCAATATTGGGGAGAGACAACGCGAAATTCAGGATCTGAAAGCGACGAATGCCGGACTCTCGAGCGAAAATAATCTTCTGAGAAGCCAGAACGATGCTTTGAAAACCTCTTTGGATGCATGTTTGGCTAACACAGGACAAGGTTCTAAAAATATCACAGAGCTTATCGGAGAGATTAATGCTTCCAACAAATACATTAAGCAGTTAATCTCAACCAATTCGAAAAATGACAGTTTAAACCTTGCGCTATCAAACAAACTGAAGAGATCGCTGGATAATATCGCGGATAACGATGTTCAGGTGAAAGTTCTAAAGGGTGTTGTAATGATTTCATTGTCTGATCAAATGCTCTACAAAACAGGTGATTACAACGTTTTACCGGCAGCTCAGGAAGTTTTGGGTAAAGTAGCTCAGGTGATCAATGATTACGATACTTATTCCGTATTAATTGAAGGAAACACAGATAATGTACCGTTAAATTCTGCAAATCTTCCGAAAGACAACTGGGATTTATCTGCATTGCGGGCGACTTCTATGGCGAAAATTCTTCAGACAAGATTCGGTGTGAATCCTGCAAGAATTACAGCGGGCGGACGAAGCGAATACAATCCTAAAACCACTAATGCGTCGGTTACCGGAAGAGCTGAAAACAGAAGAACTGAAATCATCATTATGCCTAAGTTAGATGAATTCATGAAGCTGATGGACATTGCTCCCGTTAAAAACTAA
- the tilS gene encoding tRNA lysidine(34) synthetase TilS, whose protein sequence is MLTQKTFEETLSSLHKNCDAGNYLLAVSGGADSMVLLHLFSQSELHFEVAHVNYKLRGKDSDADQKTVEDFCKENQIQFHGYEVSEKDKQPENSIQNWARNLRYVFFRKIQKERKLQYLVTAHHLNDQLETFIINLSKASGIKGLCGMPANENQILRPLLQFSKDEIYAFAEEHQINFREDLSNKKNDYLRNYIRNEIAPKLFGTNDHFLENFAKSLNYLNQVKDFADEKIKEIERKIISEQENFIQIQKSEFKKQSDFVKFEILQKFGFDDVEEFPKIFSAEKGKIFHAPEFQLTVDRDNFILTKKTGEKPESNDSENEIIIAENVENIQNQTVSLSKFISPEFKTSSDLNWFYDSRKLQFPLKMRKKKPGDVFLPIGMTGKKTVSKFFKDEKIPILAQQKIWLLCDGNDNVLGIIPYRQDRRYSADENIKSKITMTF, encoded by the coding sequence TTGCTTACCCAAAAGACTTTTGAAGAAACACTTAGCAGTCTGCACAAAAATTGTGACGCCGGCAATTATCTGCTTGCGGTGAGTGGCGGGGCAGATTCTATGGTGCTTCTTCACTTATTCAGCCAATCGGAATTGCATTTTGAAGTAGCGCATGTAAACTATAAGCTTCGTGGCAAAGATTCGGATGCGGATCAGAAAACGGTTGAAGATTTCTGTAAGGAAAATCAGATACAATTTCATGGGTATGAAGTCTCAGAAAAGGACAAACAGCCTGAAAATTCGATTCAAAACTGGGCACGAAATCTCCGTTACGTATTTTTCCGGAAGATTCAGAAAGAGCGAAAACTTCAATATTTAGTAACCGCTCATCATCTTAACGACCAGCTCGAAACTTTCATTATCAATCTTTCAAAAGCATCGGGAATTAAGGGTTTGTGCGGTATGCCTGCGAACGAAAACCAAATCCTGCGTCCGCTTTTACAGTTTTCGAAAGATGAAATTTATGCTTTTGCGGAGGAACATCAGATTAATTTCCGCGAAGATCTTTCCAATAAGAAAAATGATTACCTCAGAAATTATATCCGAAACGAAATTGCACCGAAACTTTTCGGGACCAATGACCATTTTCTGGAAAACTTCGCTAAAAGCCTCAATTATCTGAACCAGGTTAAAGATTTCGCGGATGAAAAAATTAAAGAAATCGAACGGAAAATTATTTCAGAACAGGAAAACTTTATTCAAATTCAGAAATCAGAATTCAAGAAACAATCAGATTTTGTAAAGTTTGAAATCCTGCAAAAATTCGGTTTCGATGATGTTGAAGAATTTCCCAAAATATTCAGCGCAGAAAAAGGAAAGATTTTTCACGCACCGGAGTTCCAGTTGACGGTTGACCGCGATAATTTTATTCTGACTAAGAAAACCGGCGAAAAACCAGAGTCAAATGATTCTGAAAATGAAATTATTATCGCAGAAAATGTAGAGAATATCCAAAACCAAACTGTCAGCCTTTCCAAGTTTATTTCTCCGGAGTTTAAAACTTCATCTGATTTAAATTGGTTTTATGATTCCCGTAAACTTCAGTTTCCTTTAAAAATGAGGAAGAAAAAGCCCGGTGATGTGTTTCTTCCAATCGGAATGACGGGCAAAAAGACCGTCAGCAAATTTTTTAAGGATGAAAAAATCCCTATTTTAGCGCAGCAAAAAATCTGGCTCCTTTGTGACGGCAATGATAACGTTTTAGGAATCATTCCCTATCGACAAGACCGCAGATATTCTGCAGATGAAAATATAAAAAGTAAAATAACGATGACCTTTTAA
- a CDS encoding protein-disulfide reductase DsbD family protein: MKFKNWLVLFLVFLIQGISAQIKDPVKFKYNINSLPNGVYEAVLTATIEKNWHIYSKDLPPDSGIPTEMLLSSKEGIQLVGSVIEVGKKHDEFSEAFGAQIVYYSDLVLFKQKFKLKDNTKPATVTAEITYQTCNDRVCLAPNTLEFDQKITPTSTGESAITQTETPAETVVPAEISAASDSTALVTAANTTTVSPIKTEQKGLKVESIDFKNPQTDCGIEAQQNTENFWTYLLLGFFGGLIALLTPCVFPMIPLTVSFFTKGSKDKVKGKRDAFIYGFFILLIFVLLSVPFHIIDGIAGNIFNQISTSVWLNVTFFIIFIFFAGSFFGYYDITLPSSIANKSSKAEDAGGLIGIFFMALTLVIVSFSCTGPILGSLLGSAVTGSANVPMLLTFALAGFGLSWAIVFGLLALFPQALQSLPKSGGWMNTVKVVLGFIELGLALKFLSKADLVSKTFFLKRELFIALWILIAIGLVLYLFGKIRFPHDDKKPKISLARKIFGFLGIGFIIYLVQGLFPAERPTLQHLSGILPPINVSYLHKEEDGILGMHPSHDYFEAIEIAKKENKPLLIDFTGYGCENCRKMEEFVWSEPDILPILQNDVVLASLYVDDKEALPESEQTSVDMGNGQKKKIKTIGDKWSLFQQINFNNNSQPHYVLVSPDGKVINTPVSGYMPKEDFKNFLTCGIEFFKKNK, from the coding sequence ATGAAATTTAAAAATTGGCTCGTACTGTTCCTGGTTTTTCTGATCCAGGGAATTTCTGCACAGATCAAAGATCCCGTAAAATTCAAATACAATATTAATTCTTTACCAAACGGTGTTTATGAAGCTGTTTTAACAGCAACGATCGAGAAAAACTGGCACATCTACTCTAAGGACTTGCCCCCGGATTCGGGAATTCCTACAGAAATGCTTCTTTCCTCCAAAGAGGGAATTCAGCTGGTAGGAAGTGTAATTGAAGTCGGAAAAAAGCATGATGAATTCTCAGAGGCTTTTGGCGCTCAGATCGTGTACTATTCGGATTTAGTCCTCTTTAAACAGAAATTTAAACTTAAAGACAATACAAAACCTGCAACAGTTACAGCAGAAATAACGTATCAAACCTGCAACGACCGTGTTTGTCTTGCTCCGAATACTTTAGAATTTGACCAAAAAATAACGCCAACTTCTACAGGTGAGTCTGCAATTACACAGACTGAAACTCCGGCAGAAACAGTAGTTCCGGCAGAGATTTCTGCGGCTTCCGATTCAACTGCTCTAGTAACTGCAGCGAATACAACTACCGTTTCGCCAATCAAAACTGAGCAAAAAGGTCTGAAGGTAGAATCTATCGATTTTAAAAATCCACAGACCGACTGCGGAATTGAAGCCCAGCAAAACACCGAAAACTTCTGGACTTATCTTCTTCTCGGATTCTTCGGCGGATTAATCGCTCTGCTTACCCCATGCGTATTCCCAATGATTCCTTTAACGGTTTCATTCTTCACTAAAGGTTCTAAAGACAAGGTGAAAGGAAAACGCGATGCGTTCATCTACGGATTTTTTATTCTCCTGATTTTTGTGTTACTGAGCGTTCCGTTCCACATTATTGACGGAATTGCCGGGAATATTTTCAACCAGATTTCAACAAGTGTATGGCTGAATGTAACCTTCTTCATCATCTTTATATTTTTTGCCGGAAGTTTCTTCGGATATTACGACATCACGCTGCCAAGTTCCATTGCGAATAAATCCTCTAAGGCGGAAGATGCCGGAGGTTTGATCGGAATATTCTTTATGGCATTAACTCTGGTTATCGTCTCTTTTTCGTGTACCGGTCCTATTTTAGGAAGTTTACTCGGAAGCGCAGTGACAGGTTCTGCCAACGTGCCGATGTTGCTCACTTTTGCTTTGGCAGGTTTCGGACTGAGCTGGGCGATCGTTTTCGGTCTTTTAGCATTGTTCCCGCAAGCGTTGCAGAGTTTACCGAAATCCGGCGGTTGGATGAACACCGTGAAAGTGGTTTTAGGTTTTATCGAACTCGGATTGGCGTTGAAATTCTTATCTAAAGCAGATTTGGTTTCCAAAACATTCTTCCTGAAAAGAGAACTGTTCATTGCGCTCTGGATTTTAATCGCAATCGGATTGGTTCTTTATTTATTTGGAAAGATCCGCTTCCCACATGATGATAAAAAACCGAAAATATCTTTAGCACGAAAAATATTTGGCTTCCTCGGAATTGGTTTTATCATTTATCTGGTTCAGGGACTCTTCCCTGCCGAAAGACCAACACTTCAGCATCTGAGTGGAATTTTGCCTCCGATTAATGTGAGTTATCTCCACAAAGAAGAAGACGGTATTTTAGGAATGCATCCTTCCCATGATTATTTTGAAGCGATTGAAATTGCCAAAAAAGAAAACAAGCCGTTGCTGATTGACTTTACCGGTTACGGCTGCGAAAACTGCCGTAAAATGGAAGAATTCGTGTGGAGCGAACCCGATATTTTACCTATTCTTCAGAATGATGTAGTTCTGGCTTCTCTTTATGTTGATGATAAGGAAGCACTGCCTGAAAGCGAGCAGACTTCTGTAGACATGGGTAACGGACAGAAGAAAAAAATCAAGACAATCGGTGACAAATGGAGCCTTTTCCAGCAGATAAATTTCAATAATAATTCGCAGCCGCATTATGTTTTGGTCTCGCCCGACGGCAAAGTGATTAATACACCGGTTTCGGGTTATATGCCGAAAGAAGATTTCAAAAACTTCCTGACCTGTGGAATCGAATTCTTCAAAAAGAATAAATAA
- a CDS encoding DUF4173 domain-containing protein, whose amino-acid sequence MKTHQLILLTTVLFVTLFYGEEMGVNFGLLGVAYALLTLIHTPEENRTRAFVMVFVAGILSSVAFAWYGDFASFLAVFTSLFLLSFKSKNRDLKSLLVIPVFAVNFGTFIYRFFKFEDWLPKRNMPETLKKVTALFLIPLFFVLVFFGVYALGSEHFSGFFSGWKFSFDLWQFIVLGTLGFFVAFNFWNFKIEKFIFSLNHHFKNDFLNEDKEIPVSGSFLDIDSERMSGVISFVALNILLLVFIFTFNYEQFVEVPKSPSELSVEIHDRVNAVILSIVMAVLVIMFYFKGKFNFDRKAGTLKLLAKIWIFLNAVLVISAFAKNSEYVLSSGITYKRLGVYAFMVLAFIGLIFTFIKIKHQKTNAFMFNQMSWYFYGTVLATSFINWGNLATVYNITNDKGSFDFYKSLNYNDELLIKTYPNEFEKTTKPAEIANEQSKTFLSKIIYYQTLKPQK is encoded by the coding sequence ATGAAAACACATCAGTTAATTCTTCTTACCACAGTTCTGTTTGTCACGCTCTTTTATGGTGAAGAAATGGGCGTTAATTTTGGACTTTTAGGCGTTGCGTATGCCTTACTTACCCTCATTCACACTCCGGAAGAAAACCGGACGCGTGCTTTTGTTATGGTTTTTGTTGCCGGTATTCTTTCCAGCGTAGCTTTTGCCTGGTACGGAGATTTTGCTTCGTTTCTGGCGGTATTCACTTCTCTCTTTCTGCTGTCTTTTAAATCGAAAAACCGCGATCTGAAGTCATTATTGGTGATTCCGGTGTTTGCGGTAAATTTCGGGACCTTTATTTACCGGTTTTTTAAGTTTGAAGACTGGCTTCCGAAAAGAAATATGCCGGAAACACTGAAGAAAGTAACCGCTCTTTTTTTGATTCCTTTATTTTTCGTGCTCGTATTTTTTGGCGTTTACGCTCTAGGAAGTGAACATTTCTCGGGCTTTTTCTCCGGTTGGAAATTCAGTTTCGATCTTTGGCAGTTTATTGTTCTCGGCACACTTGGATTCTTCGTTGCATTCAATTTCTGGAATTTTAAAATTGAAAAGTTCATCTTCAGTTTAAACCATCATTTCAAGAATGATTTTTTAAATGAGGATAAGGAGATTCCAGTCTCCGGCTCTTTTCTGGATATTGATTCTGAAAGAATGAGCGGCGTCATTTCCTTTGTCGCACTTAATATTTTGCTTTTGGTCTTTATTTTCACCTTTAATTATGAACAGTTTGTTGAGGTTCCCAAATCGCCCAGCGAACTTTCCGTTGAAATCCACGACAGGGTAAACGCCGTAATTTTATCGATTGTAATGGCAGTTTTGGTGATTATGTTTTATTTTAAAGGCAAGTTCAATTTCGACCGCAAAGCCGGAACCTTAAAACTTCTCGCTAAGATCTGGATATTCCTTAATGCGGTATTGGTGATTTCCGCCTTTGCTAAAAACTCTGAATATGTTCTCAGTTCAGGTATTACCTATAAAAGGCTGGGCGTTTATGCTTTTATGGTTCTTGCATTTATCGGGCTCATTTTTACTTTCATCAAAATCAAACATCAGAAAACCAATGCTTTTATGTTTAACCAAATGTCATGGTATTTTTATGGAACGGTTTTGGCCACGTCTTTCATCAATTGGGGAAATCTGGCGACGGTATATAATATCACCAATGATAAAGGCTCTTTTGATTTTTACAAAAGCCTGAATTACAATGATGAACTGCTTATTAAAACGTATCCTAATGAATTTGAAAAAACCACAAAACCAGCCGAAATCGCTAATGAGCAGAGCAAAACCTTCCTCTCTAAAATTATCTATTACCAAACATTAAAACCTCAGAAATAA
- a CDS encoding winged helix-turn-helix domain-containing protein yields MINISKLNKEFESRVRLGIMSVLMVNEWVDFTEMKTLLEITDGNLASHSTALEKSKYIEVKKEFVGKKPKTSYHVTDAGKNAFKEHLAALEKLLGR; encoded by the coding sequence ATGATCAACATCAGTAAACTCAACAAAGAATTCGAAAGCCGTGTCAGGCTGGGCATTATGTCAGTTCTGATGGTAAATGAGTGGGTTGATTTTACCGAAATGAAAACTTTGCTGGAGATTACCGATGGTAACCTGGCAAGCCACAGCACTGCTCTGGAAAAGTCGAAATATATTGAAGTGAAGAAAGAATTTGTCGGTAAAAAACCGAAAACTTCTTACCATGTTACAGATGCCGGTAAAAACGCGTTTAAAGAACATCTTGCGGCTCTTGAAAAATTATTGGGTCGTTAA
- a CDS encoding PspC family transcriptional regulator, producing the protein MFKNFRHTMERQWFGVLTRMGAKLGIPVSKLRVFFIYSTFATAGVFFLIYLGLAFTLWIKDMFITRRPSVFDL; encoded by the coding sequence ATGTTCAAAAACTTCAGACATACCATGGAAAGGCAGTGGTTTGGCGTCCTCACAAGAATGGGCGCAAAACTGGGGATCCCCGTGTCGAAACTCCGCGTATTCTTTATTTACTCAACTTTTGCAACAGCAGGTGTTTTCTTTCTGATATACCTCGGACTCGCCTTTACACTGTGGATTAAAGATATGTTTATCACCAGGCGGCCAAGTGTTTTCGATCTGTAA
- a CDS encoding GNAT family N-acetyltransferase: protein MEYLHITSFDDYRVEEIYKSYCETFPEDERRSEQQFRQLFSHPRVKVFSVLEDLKNIGYLITWELTNFVFIEHFEIFSEFRSLKYGSEIIGHLYKNYSHIVLEAEPANQDETAARRLSFYERNGFMVIDENYVQPCYAPDKNSLSLWLLANWQPEKTDWIKEEIYDVVYC, encoded by the coding sequence ATGGAATATTTACACATTACCTCTTTCGACGATTATCGCGTTGAAGAAATTTACAAGTCCTATTGTGAGACTTTTCCTGAAGATGAAAGGCGGAGCGAACAGCAGTTCCGACAGCTTTTTTCTCATCCGCGGGTTAAAGTTTTTTCCGTACTTGAAGACTTAAAAAACATCGGTTACCTCATTACCTGGGAACTCACTAATTTTGTGTTCATCGAACATTTCGAAATATTCTCAGAATTCCGCAGCTTGAAATACGGCTCGGAAATCATTGGTCATCTTTATAAAAACTACTCGCATATTGTGTTGGAAGCCGAACCTGCAAATCAGGATGAAACCGCCGCAAGAAGGCTTTCTTTTTATGAAAGAAACGGATTTATGGTGATTGATGAAAATTACGTTCAGCCATGTTATGCACCCGATAAAAACTCACTAAGTCTTTGGCTTCTGGCCAACTGGCAGCCGGAAAAAACCGACTGGATCAAGGAGGAAATTTACGACGTCGTGTACTGCTGA
- a CDS encoding SIMPL domain-containing protein, whose protein sequence is MNRTIIAIAIAAAGFIIGLAFLGSAIKNRNQSENTISVTGLGTKKFTSDLIAWSGNFSRNSFELKTAYDELANDKKVIENYLASKGIPKNEMVFSAVDIQKQFNYATDTMGRSQQTFAGYQLSQRVSIDSKDVAKIENLSRNITEIINLGIEFTSSPPNYFYTKLADVKQQMIADATKDAKERAEKIAENAGSKLGNLKKATMGVTQITEPNSTEEFSYGGTFNTSSKEKEASITIKLEYQVD, encoded by the coding sequence ATGAACAGAACTATTATTGCCATCGCCATTGCTGCCGCAGGTTTTATCATCGGTCTTGCATTTTTAGGAAGCGCGATCAAGAACCGCAACCAGTCGGAAAATACCATTTCTGTCACCGGTTTGGGAACCAAGAAATTCACTTCGGATCTTATTGCATGGAGCGGAAACTTTTCGCGCAACAGTTTTGAACTCAAAACCGCCTACGACGAACTGGCAAACGATAAAAAAGTAATTGAAAATTATCTGGCTTCCAAAGGGATCCCGAAAAACGAAATGGTGTTTTCTGCGGTAGACATCCAGAAACAGTTTAATTATGCTACTGATACTATGGGAAGAAGTCAGCAGACGTTTGCCGGTTATCAGCTTTCTCAGCGAGTTTCGATCGACAGTAAAGATGTTGCAAAAATTGAAAATCTTTCGCGAAACATCACCGAAATCATTAATCTTGGAATTGAATTTACATCATCTCCACCCAATTATTTCTATACCAAACTGGCCGATGTGAAACAGCAGATGATTGCCGACGCTACCAAGGACGCTAAAGAGCGCGCCGAAAAAATCGCTGAAAATGCAGGCTCAAAATTGGGTAATCTTAAGAAAGCAACGATGGGCGTGACCCAGATCACCGAACCCAATTCGACGGAAGAGTTCTCGTACGGCGGAACTTTCAACACTTCTTCAAAGGAAAAAGAAGCAAGTATTACGATAAAGCTGGAGTATCAGGTCGATTAG